The proteins below come from a single Streptomyces sp. SCSIO 75703 genomic window:
- a CDS encoding ThuA domain-containing protein, producing MSITSPPGSADVRVLVFYGSAAPGEESPVVNAGIAAIERIGLSGPADQRFTVEATDDASVFTSERRLGRFNSVVFLTGGGDVLDPDQESGLEAYMKAGGGFVGIHDAARAEPYSDWFTGLIGARPAASSPTSVQRATVEVGDRVHPATKDLPVEWKRPDKWLNWAKNPSGEVHTVARVRESTYQPGQGAAGWDHPVSWCRDYDGGRSFYTAMGGTASSYDETDFRAHLRGALLWTTRMARADCKATITANYRAERLTQANQPGQNDQIGEPHGLVTAPDGRVFYIGRGGADSSRPVVTDWNDPNVGKGTGQIHVYDPKTRKVSLAGELTVFGNKGGGDELVKVEEGLLGIELDPGFARNGWVYLHYTPHSGVDRDTRVAQRQVSRFTFDEATGRLDPGSEKVLLKWPVQVHSCCHAGGGMAWDSQGNLYIATGDNNSSGFSDGYSGNNPLPAYKGLSFADARRTAGNTNNLNGKILRIHPEPDGTYTLPEGNLFTGKETAEGGGKTRGEIYVMGVRNPARISVDTSTDVLYAGWVGPDAGAPSTTWGPAKYDTFAVITKAGNRGWPYCMGNKQPYRDRNLPDPSKPLGWYDCDHPKNESPNNDGLVDLPPVTGNNIWYSPQGGGPDFPRNADGVPSYRQSESTYALPWLKGGGQAAMNGPVYRFDAANPNAAKWPAYWDGKWFVGDFYDADQPRNAVLTDPRTHGDGGLPVHSESLKKIVPVGNDHIRNLMDWKFGPDGTLYVLDYGRGFFTSDAKSALWRVTYTGGGATPAAGQLVRGAA from the coding sequence ATGTCGATCACATCCCCACCGGGCAGCGCCGACGTGCGCGTCCTGGTCTTCTACGGGTCCGCCGCGCCCGGCGAGGAGTCACCGGTGGTCAACGCCGGTATCGCGGCGATCGAGCGGATCGGCCTGTCCGGCCCCGCCGACCAGCGCTTCACGGTCGAGGCCACGGACGACGCCTCGGTCTTCACCAGCGAGCGCCGGCTGGGCCGCTTCAACTCCGTCGTGTTCCTGACCGGCGGCGGCGACGTCCTCGACCCGGACCAGGAGAGCGGGCTGGAGGCGTACATGAAGGCCGGCGGCGGTTTCGTCGGCATCCACGACGCGGCCCGTGCCGAGCCCTACTCCGACTGGTTCACCGGTCTGATCGGCGCCCGCCCGGCGGCGTCGAGCCCGACGTCCGTCCAGCGGGCCACCGTCGAGGTCGGCGACCGCGTCCATCCGGCCACCAAGGACCTGCCGGTGGAGTGGAAACGGCCCGACAAATGGCTGAACTGGGCGAAGAACCCGTCCGGCGAGGTGCACACCGTCGCCCGGGTCCGCGAGTCCACCTATCAGCCGGGCCAGGGCGCGGCCGGCTGGGACCACCCGGTGAGCTGGTGCCGGGACTACGACGGCGGACGCTCCTTCTACACCGCCATGGGCGGCACCGCCTCCTCGTACGACGAGACGGACTTCCGCGCCCACCTGCGCGGCGCCCTGCTGTGGACGACGCGGATGGCGCGCGCCGACTGCAAGGCGACGATCACCGCGAACTACCGTGCCGAGCGGCTCACCCAGGCCAACCAGCCCGGCCAGAACGACCAGATCGGCGAGCCGCACGGGCTGGTCACCGCCCCCGACGGCCGGGTGTTCTACATCGGCCGGGGCGGCGCGGACTCCTCCCGGCCCGTGGTGACCGACTGGAACGACCCGAACGTCGGCAAGGGCACCGGGCAGATCCACGTCTACGACCCGAAGACCCGGAAGGTCTCCCTCGCCGGGGAGCTGACCGTCTTCGGCAACAAGGGCGGCGGCGACGAACTGGTCAAGGTGGAGGAGGGCCTGCTCGGCATCGAACTGGACCCGGGCTTCGCCCGCAACGGCTGGGTGTACCTGCACTACACGCCGCACTCCGGGGTCGACCGGGACACCCGTGTCGCCCAGCGGCAGGTCTCCCGCTTCACCTTCGACGAGGCCACCGGCCGGCTGGACCCCGGCAGCGAGAAGGTGCTGCTGAAGTGGCCGGTGCAGGTGCACAGTTGCTGCCACGCGGGCGGCGGGATGGCCTGGGACTCCCAGGGCAACCTGTACATCGCCACCGGTGACAACAACTCCAGCGGGTTCAGCGACGGTTACTCGGGCAACAACCCGCTGCCCGCCTACAAGGGCCTCTCCTTCGCCGACGCGCGCCGCACGGCCGGCAACACCAACAACCTCAACGGCAAGATCCTGCGCATCCACCCGGAGCCGGACGGGACGTACACGCTCCCCGAGGGCAACCTCTTCACCGGCAAGGAGACCGCCGAGGGCGGCGGCAAGACGCGCGGCGAGATCTACGTGATGGGCGTGCGCAACCCGGCGCGCATCTCCGTCGACACGTCGACCGACGTGCTGTACGCGGGCTGGGTCGGGCCCGACGCGGGCGCCCCGTCGACGACCTGGGGCCCGGCGAAGTACGACACGTTCGCCGTGATCACCAAGGCGGGCAACCGGGGCTGGCCCTACTGCATGGGCAACAAGCAACCCTACCGGGACCGGAACCTGCCGGACCCGTCGAAGCCGCTGGGCTGGTACGACTGCGACCACCCGAAGAACGAGTCGCCGAACAACGACGGGCTGGTCGACCTGCCCCCGGTCACCGGCAACAACATCTGGTACTCCCCGCAGGGCGGCGGGCCGGACTTCCCGCGGAACGCCGACGGCGTGCCCTCGTACCGGCAGAGCGAGTCCACGTACGCGCTGCCCTGGCTCAAGGGCGGCGGCCAGGCCGCGATGAACGGCCCGGTCTACCGCTTCGACGCCGCCAACCCCAACGCGGCCAAGTGGCCCGCGTACTGGGACGGCAAGTGGTTCGTCGGCGACTTCTACGACGCCGACCAGCCGCGCAACGCGGTCCTGACCGACCCGCGGACCCACGGCGACGGCGGGCTGCCTGTGCACTCGGAGTCGCTGAAGAAGATCGTGCCGGTGGGCAACGACCACATCCGGAACCTGATGGACTGGAAGTTCGGTCCCGACGGCACGCTGTACGTCCTCGACTACGGCCGCGGCTTCTTCACCTCGGACGCCAAGTCCGCGCTGTGGCGCGTCACCTACACGGGCGGCGGGGCGACCCCCGCCGCCGGCCAACTCGTCAGGGGGGCCGCATGA
- a CDS encoding family 16 glycoside hydrolase, which produces MRRRAGWAGLLATLLVVLGMPVPSAAGPGEGPAAGAAGQVLTWTAGNDIDRYLSAPATAVAGPATIVFENSEATGNTTGMPHTLTFVTSDPEFNGDVQLNILANPSDAQGGRHTAEVTLTPGRYSYHCTIPGHGEMRGVLVVTEGSGEDTTAPTASAEVTGTKNADGAFVGSATVALSATDEGSGVDRIEYALGDEEAWQPYTTPVVVDQVGTHTLRYRALDKAGNVSDVATVEFTVAAPPTDDTTPPETSATVAGERDADGAYIGMATVTVTASDTGSGVNTIEYAVGSGAWQSYTGPVMVHEAGTHTVRYRATDKAGNAAPEKSVGFTVVTAPPQDTTPPVTGVGVAGSKNSDGAYVGSAEVTVTATDEGGSGVDTIEYSLDAGPYLAYTKPVVVDRVGRHTLAYRASDKAGNTSPPLTVSFTVVAGQVPAPPCPEYDERRTVFVGTVDSGVPNRVTDNRCRIGELIEDEKEWTSHALFLKHVKAVLDRLRKDGVVDQREHRAITDAARQSGIGRPGQTEGYRSLFDGTAESLAKWEHVGGGSFALNQDGTITSGTTRDGLGMLWFPQRAYGDFSLKLQWRDDAPGTGNANSGVFVRFPEVHDHPEEPRPEWAAIKYGHEVQVFDSPTGDMYKTGSVYGFDRVGLAGAGVTEKGTWNDYEIRVVDQHYSVYRNGVLINEFDNTGGQEFSPPRSDDPGTDGRRFASGYLGLQVHSTSDVVSYRDIRIMEL; this is translated from the coding sequence ATGCGCCGCAGAGCCGGGTGGGCCGGTCTGCTGGCCACCCTGCTCGTCGTCCTCGGCATGCCGGTGCCGTCCGCGGCCGGACCGGGCGAGGGCCCGGCCGCCGGGGCGGCCGGGCAGGTGCTGACCTGGACCGCGGGCAACGACATCGACCGCTACCTGTCCGCGCCGGCCACCGCGGTGGCCGGCCCCGCGACCATCGTCTTCGAGAACAGCGAGGCGACCGGCAACACGACCGGCATGCCGCACACGCTGACGTTCGTGACCTCCGACCCGGAGTTCAACGGCGACGTCCAGCTCAACATCCTCGCCAATCCGAGCGACGCCCAGGGCGGCCGGCACACCGCCGAGGTCACCCTCACCCCGGGCCGCTACTCCTACCACTGCACCATCCCCGGCCACGGGGAGATGCGGGGCGTGCTGGTGGTGACCGAGGGCTCCGGCGAGGACACCACCGCGCCGACGGCGAGCGCCGAGGTGACCGGGACCAAGAACGCCGACGGCGCCTTCGTCGGCTCGGCGACCGTCGCCCTCTCCGCCACCGACGAGGGCTCCGGCGTCGACCGGATCGAGTACGCCCTCGGCGACGAGGAGGCGTGGCAGCCGTACACCACGCCCGTGGTCGTCGACCAGGTCGGCACGCACACCCTGCGCTACCGCGCGCTGGACAAGGCGGGCAACGTCTCCGACGTCGCCACCGTCGAGTTCACCGTGGCGGCCCCGCCGACCGACGACACCACCCCGCCCGAGACCTCGGCGACCGTCGCCGGGGAACGGGACGCCGACGGGGCCTACATCGGCATGGCGACCGTCACCGTCACCGCCTCGGACACCGGGTCCGGCGTCAACACCATCGAGTACGCGGTCGGTTCGGGCGCCTGGCAGTCCTACACCGGACCGGTGATGGTGCACGAGGCCGGTACGCACACCGTGCGCTACCGGGCCACCGACAAGGCGGGCAACGCCGCGCCGGAGAAGAGCGTCGGCTTCACCGTCGTCACCGCTCCGCCACAGGACACCACCCCACCGGTGACCGGGGTCGGCGTGGCGGGCTCGAAGAACTCCGACGGCGCCTACGTCGGCAGCGCCGAGGTCACCGTCACCGCCACCGACGAGGGCGGCAGCGGCGTCGACACCATCGAGTACTCCCTCGACGCCGGGCCGTACCTCGCCTACACGAAGCCGGTCGTCGTGGACCGGGTGGGCCGGCACACACTGGCCTACCGGGCGAGCGACAAGGCGGGCAACACCTCCCCGCCGCTCACGGTGAGCTTCACCGTCGTGGCCGGCCAGGTGCCCGCGCCGCCCTGCCCCGAGTACGACGAGCGGCGCACGGTGTTCGTCGGCACGGTCGACTCGGGCGTGCCCAACCGGGTCACCGACAACCGGTGCCGGATCGGCGAGCTGATCGAGGACGAGAAGGAGTGGACCTCCCACGCGCTCTTCCTCAAGCACGTGAAGGCCGTGCTGGACCGGCTCCGCAAGGACGGCGTCGTCGACCAGCGGGAGCACCGGGCCATCACCGACGCGGCCCGGCAGTCCGGCATCGGCCGGCCCGGGCAGACCGAGGGCTACCGCAGCCTCTTCGACGGCACCGCCGAGTCCCTCGCCAAGTGGGAGCACGTCGGCGGCGGTTCGTTCGCGCTGAACCAGGACGGGACCATCACCTCGGGCACCACCCGGGACGGGCTCGGCATGCTCTGGTTCCCGCAGCGGGCCTACGGCGACTTCTCGCTGAAGCTCCAGTGGCGGGACGACGCCCCGGGCACCGGCAACGCCAACTCCGGTGTCTTCGTCCGGTTCCCCGAGGTGCACGACCACCCGGAGGAGCCGCGCCCGGAGTGGGCCGCCATCAAGTACGGGCACGAGGTGCAGGTGTTCGACTCGCCCACCGGCGACATGTACAAGACGGGGTCCGTCTACGGATTCGACCGCGTGGGCCTGGCCGGCGCGGGCGTGACGGAGAAGGGCACCTGGAACGACTACGAGATCCGGGTCGTCGACCAGCACTACTCGGTCTACCGCAACGGGGTGCTGATCAACGAGTTCGACAACACCGGCGGCCAGGAGTTCTCCCCGCCGCGCTCGGACGACCCGGGCACGGACGGGCGGCGCTTCGCCTCCGGCTACCTCGGACTCCAGGTGCACAGCACCTCGGACGTGGTCTCCTACCGGGACATCCGGATCATGGAGCTGTAG
- the ligD gene encoding non-homologous end-joining DNA ligase: MADAVELEAGGRTVRLSSPGKLFFPERGHTKLDVARYYQAVAPGILRALRDRPTTLERYPEGVGGEWFFQKRAPKSMPDWIPTAHITFPSGRSADEMCPTEEAAVLWAVQYGTLTFHPWPVRRGDVDHPDELRLDLDPQPGTDYSDAVRAAHELREVLEEFGGLRGWPKTSGGRGLHVFVPIEPRWTFTQVRRAAIAAGRELERRMPDRVTTKWWKEERGEKIFVDYNQTARDRTIASAYSVRPRPNAPVSAPLRWDEVGVAEPADFDITTMPARFAELGDVHAGMDAEAHSLEALLELANQDERDHGLGDLPYPPEYPKMPGEPSRVQPSRARKQSPPAR; encoded by the coding sequence ATGGCGGACGCGGTGGAACTGGAGGCGGGTGGCCGGACGGTACGGCTGTCCAGCCCCGGCAAGCTCTTCTTCCCCGAGCGGGGCCACACCAAGCTGGACGTCGCCCGCTACTACCAGGCGGTCGCCCCCGGCATCCTGCGCGCTCTGCGCGACCGGCCCACCACCCTGGAGCGCTACCCGGAGGGCGTCGGCGGCGAGTGGTTCTTCCAGAAGCGCGCGCCCAAGAGCATGCCCGACTGGATCCCGACCGCGCACATCACCTTCCCCAGCGGACGCAGCGCCGACGAGATGTGCCCCACCGAGGAGGCCGCGGTGCTGTGGGCCGTCCAGTACGGCACCCTCACCTTCCACCCCTGGCCGGTGCGCCGCGGCGACGTGGACCACCCGGACGAACTCCGCCTCGACCTCGACCCGCAGCCCGGCACCGACTACTCCGACGCGGTCCGCGCCGCCCACGAACTCCGGGAGGTGCTGGAGGAGTTCGGCGGCCTGCGCGGCTGGCCCAAGACCTCCGGCGGCCGGGGCCTGCACGTCTTCGTGCCCATCGAGCCGCGCTGGACCTTCACCCAGGTGCGGCGCGCGGCGATCGCCGCCGGACGGGAACTGGAGCGGCGGATGCCGGACCGGGTGACCACCAAGTGGTGGAAGGAGGAGCGAGGCGAGAAGATCTTCGTCGACTACAACCAGACCGCCCGCGACCGCACCATCGCCTCCGCCTACTCGGTCCGCCCGAGGCCGAACGCCCCCGTCTCGGCGCCGCTGCGCTGGGACGAGGTGGGCGTCGCCGAACCCGCCGACTTCGACATCACGACCATGCCCGCGCGCTTCGCCGAACTCGGCGACGTGCACGCGGGCATGGACGCGGAGGCCCACTCCCTGGAGGCGCTGCTCGAACTGGCGAACCAGGACGAACGCGACCACGGCCTCGGTGATCTGCCGTACCCGCCCGAGTACCCGAAGATGCCGGGCGAACCGAGCCGGGTGCAGCCCAGCCGGGCCAGGAAGCAGAGCCCCCCGGCCCGGTGA
- a CDS encoding ATP-dependent DNA ligase: MDLPVMPPVKPMLAKSVARIPPGMQYEAKWDGFRAIVFRDGSEVEFGSRTGKPLTRYFPELVTAVRERLPERCVVDGEIVIAREGRLDFDALTERIHPADSRVRMLAERTPASFVAFDLLALDGESLLDVPLSDRRALLVEALSGVAPPVHVAPATTDVEVARRWFEQYEGAGLDGVVAKPPGLGYRQDERAMFKVKHERTADVVVAGYRLHKTGPVVGSLLLGLYDDRGALQHVGVSAAFPMKRRAELVTELEPLRMADVRGHPWAAWAEAEAHESARLPGAPSRWSGKKDLSWIPLRPERVAEVAYDHMENGARFRHTARFRRWRPDRTPESCTYAQLEEPVRYDLAEILGGP, translated from the coding sequence ATGGACCTTCCCGTCATGCCGCCCGTGAAGCCGATGCTCGCCAAGTCCGTGGCCCGCATCCCGCCGGGCATGCAGTACGAGGCGAAGTGGGACGGCTTCCGGGCGATCGTCTTCCGCGACGGGTCCGAGGTCGAGTTCGGCAGCCGTACCGGCAAGCCGCTGACCAGGTACTTCCCCGAGCTGGTGACGGCGGTGCGGGAGCGGCTGCCGGAGCGGTGCGTGGTGGACGGGGAGATCGTGATCGCGCGGGAGGGGCGGCTGGACTTCGACGCGCTCACCGAGCGCATCCACCCGGCCGACTCCCGGGTGCGGATGCTGGCCGAGCGGACCCCGGCCTCGTTCGTCGCCTTCGACCTGCTCGCGCTGGACGGCGAGTCGCTGCTCGACGTCCCGCTCTCGGACCGGCGGGCACTGCTCGTCGAGGCGCTGTCGGGCGTCGCCCCGCCGGTGCACGTGGCGCCGGCGACGACCGACGTCGAGGTGGCGCGGCGGTGGTTCGAGCAGTACGAGGGCGCCGGGCTGGACGGGGTGGTCGCCAAGCCGCCCGGCCTGGGCTACCGGCAGGACGAGCGGGCGATGTTCAAGGTCAAGCACGAGCGGACGGCGGACGTCGTGGTCGCGGGCTACCGCCTCCACAAGACCGGACCGGTGGTCGGCTCCCTGCTGCTCGGCCTGTACGACGACCGGGGCGCGCTCCAGCACGTCGGGGTGAGCGCGGCCTTCCCCATGAAGCGCCGGGCCGAGCTGGTGACGGAGCTGGAGCCGCTGCGCATGGCGGACGTCCGGGGGCACCCGTGGGCGGCCTGGGCGGAGGCGGAGGCGCACGAGTCGGCGCGGCTGCCGGGCGCGCCGAGCCGCTGGTCGGGCAAGAAGGACCTGTCCTGGATCCCGCTGCGCCCGGAGCGGGTCGCGGAGGTGGCGTACGACCACATGGAGAACGGGGCGCGGTTCCGGCACACGGCCCGCTTCCGCCGCTGGCGCCCGGACCGCACGCCCGAGAGCTGCACGTACGCGCAACTGGAGGAGCCGGTGCGGTACGACCTGGCGGAGATCCTGGGCGGGCCGTAG
- a CDS encoding Zn-dependent alcohol dehydrogenase, which produces MKAVTWQGKRDVRVEDVPDPVIQEPTDAVVRITSSGLCGSDLHLYEVLTPFMTPGDILGHEPMGIVEEVGPEVTGLAPGDRVVVPFQIACGHCHMCGTGLPTQCETTQVGDEGMGAALFGYTRLYGAVPGAQAEYLRVPQAQYGPVKVPEGPADDRFVYLSDVLPTAWQAVAYADVPEGGSLAVLGLGPIGDMACRIALARGVGEVFGVDLVTERLTRAHARGVRTYDLRSFDGQKELVSAIRDATDGRGPDAVIDAVGTEAHGSAAAKLAQQASTLLPRAVGAPLAERFAVDRLAALHTAIALVRRGGTISLSGVYGGMADPLPLLTLFDKQIQLRMGQANVRRWSDDILPYLTDEDPLGVDGFATHRVPLAEAPRAYEMFQKKRDGSVKVLMTP; this is translated from the coding sequence ATGAAGGCAGTGACCTGGCAGGGCAAGCGCGACGTACGGGTCGAGGACGTGCCCGATCCGGTGATCCAGGAGCCGACGGACGCCGTCGTCCGGATCACCTCCAGCGGCCTGTGCGGCTCCGACCTGCACCTGTACGAGGTGCTCACCCCGTTCATGACACCGGGGGACATCCTGGGCCACGAACCCATGGGGATCGTGGAGGAGGTCGGCCCCGAGGTGACCGGCCTCGCGCCCGGGGACCGGGTGGTGGTGCCGTTCCAGATCGCCTGCGGCCACTGCCACATGTGCGGCACCGGACTGCCGACCCAGTGCGAGACCACCCAGGTCGGGGACGAGGGCATGGGCGCCGCGCTCTTCGGCTACACCCGCCTGTACGGCGCCGTCCCCGGCGCCCAGGCCGAGTACCTGCGGGTGCCGCAGGCCCAGTACGGGCCGGTCAAGGTGCCCGAGGGACCGGCCGACGACCGCTTCGTCTACCTCTCCGACGTGCTGCCCACCGCCTGGCAGGCCGTGGCCTACGCCGACGTGCCCGAGGGCGGCAGCCTCGCCGTGCTCGGCCTCGGCCCCATCGGCGACATGGCCTGCCGGATCGCGCTGGCCCGGGGCGTCGGGGAGGTCTTCGGCGTGGACCTGGTGACCGAACGCCTCACCCGCGCCCACGCCCGCGGCGTGCGCACCTACGACCTGCGCTCCTTCGACGGACAGAAGGAACTGGTGTCGGCGATCCGGGACGCCACCGACGGCCGCGGCCCCGACGCGGTGATCGACGCCGTCGGCACCGAGGCGCACGGCAGCGCCGCCGCGAAACTCGCCCAGCAGGCGTCCACGCTGTTGCCCCGGGCCGTCGGCGCACCGCTCGCCGAGCGCTTCGCCGTCGACCGGCTCGCCGCCCTGCACACCGCCATCGCACTGGTGCGGCGCGGCGGCACCATCTCCCTGTCCGGCGTGTACGGCGGCATGGCCGACCCGCTGCCGCTGCTCACCCTCTTCGACAAGCAGATCCAGTTGCGGATGGGCCAGGCCAACGTGCGCCGCTGGAGCGACGACATCCTGCCGTACCTCACCGACGAGGACCCGCTCGGCGTCGACGGCTTCGCCACCCACCGGGTCCCGCTCGCGGAGGCGCCACGGGCCTACGAGATGTTCCAGAAGAAGCGGGACGGCTCGGTCAAGGTGCTCATGACGCCGTGA
- a CDS encoding DUF3048 domain-containing protein produces MRRTTHGRRKNTGTGAARRRGGVGRALPLALAALVLASGCTAGSGGVADGRPPRPEPPADGSVLAVKIDNASAARPQTGLDTADVVYAEPVEAGLSRLMAVYATRLPDSVGPVRSARESDLELLRQFDRPTLAFSGAQTKLLPLIDRAPLRPVPPEEATGAYVREDGRPAPHNLYVRPDRLLPKPAGEQALTTGFHYGQAPSGGRPESSRTVRYPSASFTFTWSAGRGGWLVDLDGEPASAPGGERLAPATVVVQHVRVRSSGFGDFRGNNSPYVESVGSGRAEVLRDGRVHEATWKRGAAEDGTSFTAGDGSPVNFAEGPVWVVFTGS; encoded by the coding sequence ATGCGACGGACGACACACGGGCGGCGGAAGAACACCGGGACGGGCGCGGCACGGCGCCGGGGCGGCGTCGGGCGGGCGTTGCCCCTCGCGCTCGCGGCGCTGGTCCTGGCCTCCGGGTGCACCGCCGGGTCCGGCGGGGTCGCCGACGGCCGCCCTCCGCGTCCGGAGCCGCCGGCCGACGGATCGGTCCTCGCCGTCAAGATCGACAACGCCTCCGCCGCCCGCCCCCAGACCGGCCTGGACACGGCCGACGTGGTCTACGCGGAGCCGGTGGAGGCCGGGCTGAGCCGCCTCATGGCGGTCTACGCGACCCGGCTGCCGGACTCGGTGGGCCCGGTGCGCAGCGCCCGCGAGTCGGACCTGGAGCTGCTGCGCCAGTTCGACCGGCCGACGCTCGCCTTCTCCGGCGCCCAGACGAAGCTGCTCCCCCTCATCGACCGGGCCCCGCTGCGGCCCGTGCCCCCGGAGGAGGCGACCGGTGCCTACGTCCGCGAGGACGGCCGGCCCGCCCCGCACAACCTCTACGTGCGGCCGGACCGGCTGCTGCCGAAGCCGGCCGGGGAACAGGCGCTGACCACCGGTTTTCACTACGGCCAGGCCCCCTCCGGCGGCCGGCCCGAGTCCTCGCGCACGGTGCGCTACCCCTCGGCGAGCTTCACCTTCACGTGGTCGGCGGGCCGGGGCGGCTGGCTGGTGGACCTGGACGGCGAACCGGCCTCCGCCCCGGGCGGCGAGCGCCTGGCCCCGGCGACCGTCGTCGTCCAGCACGTGAGGGTGCGCTCGTCCGGCTTCGGCGACTTCCGGGGCAACAACTCGCCCTACGTGGAGTCGGTGGGCTCCGGGCGGGCCGAGGTGCTGCGCGACGGCCGGGTCCACGAGGCGACCTGGAAGCGGGGCGCCGCCGAGGACGGCACGTCCTTCACCGCCGGGGACGGCAGCCCCGTGAACTTCGCCGAGGGCCCGGTGTGGGTGGTCTTCACCGGCTCCTGA
- a CDS encoding MarR family transcriptional regulator has product MAAVDLTTHPGHLARRLQQAHHLLWNTMVSEEITSPQFAVLNALVAEPGLDQRTVGERVGLDRSTIAEVISRLGRRGLVDKVRDPQDGRRFLLRTTDEGARVHRKLTVRTARMNQVFLAPLAPAEQAVFFELIRRVADGAEGLRNPAEPTAAQS; this is encoded by the coding sequence GGCGGCTCCAGCAGGCGCACCACCTGCTGTGGAACACGATGGTCTCCGAGGAGATCACCTCACCGCAGTTCGCGGTCCTCAACGCGCTGGTCGCCGAGCCCGGACTCGACCAGCGCACCGTGGGGGAGCGGGTCGGGCTCGACCGGTCCACCATCGCCGAGGTCATCAGCCGACTCGGCCGGCGCGGGCTGGTCGACAAGGTCCGCGACCCGCAGGACGGCCGCCGCTTCCTGCTGCGCACGACCGACGAGGGCGCGCGCGTGCACCGCAAGCTGACCGTGCGCACCGCCCGGATGAACCAGGTCTTCCTGGCCCCGCTCGCCCCCGCCGAGCAGGCGGTGTTCTTCGAGCTCATCCGCCGGGTCGCGGACGGTGCCGAGGGGCTGCGCAACCCGGCGGAACCCACCGCCGCCCAGAGCTGA